From a region of the Poecile atricapillus isolate bPoeAtr1 chromosome 16, bPoeAtr1.hap1, whole genome shotgun sequence genome:
- the TBX3 gene encoding T-box transcription factor TBX3 isoform X1: MNLPMRDPVIPGTSMAYHPFLPHRAPDFAMSAVLGHQPPFFPALALPPNGAAALSLPGALAKPIMDQLVGAAETGIPFSSLGHQAAAHLRPLKTLEPEEEVEDDPKVHLEAKELWEQFHKRGTEMVITKSGRRMFPPFKVRCTGLDKKAKYILLMDIVAADDCRYKFHNSRWMVAGKADPEMPKRMYIHPDSPATGEQWMSKVVTFHKLKLTNNISDKHGFTILNSMHKYQPRFHIVRANDILKLPYSTFRTYVFPETEFIAVTAYQNDKITQLKIDNNPFAKGFRDTGNGRREKRKQLTLQSMRVYDERQKKENPTSDESSNEQTAFKCFAQSSCPAVPAVGTSSLKDLCPSEGDSDADSKDDPLLEGNESGKISTTTAATPAPASSAATAGDDPRDKGGSPSKSHFFPGDSAGSRGRERTEKAPPDSRHSPATISSSTRGGSLSGEELKSPLRDGPKVDENRLLGKEPFTPLTVQTDSTAHLSQGHLQNLGFPPALAGQQFFNPLGNGHPLLLHPGQFAMGGAFSGMAAGMGPLLATVSGASAGVSGLDNTVMATAAAQGLSGASAAALPFHLQQHVLASQGLAMSPFGSLFPYPYTYMAAAAAASSAASSSVHRHPFLSAVRPRLRYSPYPLPVPLADGSSLLTTALPGLAAGSGEGKASGLSASPGSVALDSASDLTSRSSTLSSGSVSLSPKLGADKEAATSELQNIQRLVSGLDPKQDRSRSGSP, translated from the exons ATGAATTTACCGATGAGAGATCCAGTAATCCCTGGGACAAGCATGGCTTATCATCCTTTTTTACCGCACCGGGCACCGGACTTTGCCATGAGCGCCGTGCTGGGACATCAGCCTCCCTTCTTCCCGGCTCTGGCTTTGCCTCCCAACGGGGCAGCCGCCCTCTCCCTTCCCGGGGCTCTGGCTAAACCCATCATGGATCAGTTAGTGGGGGCTGCAGAGACTGGtattcccttttcttccctgggTCACCAGGCTGCAGCCCATCTGAGGCCTTTAAAAACTCTGGAGCCAGAGGAAGAGGTAGAAGACGATCCGAAAGTGCATCTGGAAGCTAAAGAGCTTTGGGAGCAATTCCATAAAAGAGGCACGGAGATGGTGATTACCAAATCGGGAAG GAGAATGTTTCCTCCATTTAAAGTGAGATGCACTGGACTGGATAAAAAGGCCAAGTACATTTTATTGATGGATATCGTGGCGGCTGATGATTGTAGGTACAAATTCCATAATTCCCGGTGGATGGTAGCCGGCAAGGCTGACCCTGAAATGCCAAAGAGAATGTACATCCACCCGGACAGCCCGGCCACCGGCGAACAATGGATGTCCAAAGTCGTCACCTTTCACAAGCTGAAGCTCACTAACAACATCTCTGACAAGCACGGATTT ACCATTTTAAACTCCATGCACAAGTACCAGCCCCGCTTCCACATCGTCCGAGCCAACGATATCCTCAAGCTTCCTTACAGCACGTTCAGGACCTACGTTTTCCCGGAGACTGAATTCATCGCAGTGACCGCATACCAGAATGATAAG ATCACGCAATTAAAAATCGACAACAACCCTTTTGCCAAAGGTTTtcgggacaccgggaatggaaggagggaaaagag GAAGCAGCTGACCCTGCAGTCCATGCGGGTGTACGACGAGAGGCAGAAGAAGGAGAATCCCACCTCGGACGAGTCGTCCAATGAGCAGACGGCCTTCAAGTGCTTTgcccagtcctcctgtcctgccGTGCCTGCCGTGGGCACCTCCAGCCTCAAAG ATCTCTGTCCCAGCGAGGGAGACAGCGATGCAGACAGCAAAGACGATCCCTTGCTAGAAGGCAACGAGTCGGGCAAAATCAGCACGACCACCGCCGCCACCCCAGCGCCGGCCAGCTCCGCTGCCACCGCCGGGGACGACCCCCGGGACAAGGGCGGCAGCCCCTCCAAAAGCCACTTCTTCCCTGGGGACTCGGCAGGGAGTCGGGGCCGAGAGAGGACTGAGAAAGCCCCTCCGGACTCCCGGCACAGCCCAGCTACCATCTCTTCCAGCACCCGGGGGGGAAGCCTGAGCGGCGAGGAACTGAAAAGCCCCCTCAGGGATGGCCCCAAAGTAGATGAGAACCGACTGCTGGGGAAAGAGCCCTTCACCCCCCTGACGGTGCAAACCGACAGCACGGCCCACCTGAGCCAGGGACACTTGCAGAACCTCGGCTTTCCCCCTGCCCTGGCCGGCCAGCAGTTCTTCAACCCGCTGGGGAACGGGCAcccgctgctgctgcacccCGGGCAGTTCGCCATGGGGGGAGCCTTCTCCGGCATGGCCGCGGGCATGGGACCCCTCCTCGCCACCGTCTCCGGGGCGTCCGCCGGGGTCTCGGGACTGGACAACACGGTCATGGCCACGGCGGCGGCCCAGGGACTCTCGGGAGCATCGGCGGCTGCTTTGCCTTTCCATCTGCAGCAGCACGTCCTGGCTTCACAG GGCCTGGCCATGTCTCCCTTCGGCAGCCTCTTCCCCTACCCCTACACCTACATGGCCGCGGCGGCCGCCGCCTCCAGCGCCGCTTCCAGCTCCGTGCACCGGCACCCGTTCCTGAGCGCCGTGCGGCCGCGGCTCCGCTACAGCCCCTACCCGCTGCCCGTGCCCCTGGCGGACGGCAGCAGCCTCCTCACCACCGCCCTGCCCGGCCTGGCCGCCGGCTCCGGGGAGGGCAAGGCGAGCGGGCTGAGCGCCAGCCCCGGCTCCGTGGCCCTGGACTCCGCCTCGGACCTCACCAGCCGCTCCTCCACCCTCTCGTCCGGCTCCGTGTCGCTGTCCCCCAAGCTGGGCGCGGACAAGGAGGCGGCCACCAGCGAACTGCAGAACATCCAGCGCCTGGTCAGTGGGCTCGACCCCAAGCAGGACAGATCCCGCAGCGGCTCCCCGTAA
- the TBX3 gene encoding T-box transcription factor TBX3 isoform X2, with the protein MPSTRYNKQQICGILLQLGAGAGSGGERGLQRSLGTRGDPGARGEPRCPRWGHFIPVCKVRMFPPFKVRCTGLDKKAKYILLMDIVAADDCRYKFHNSRWMVAGKADPEMPKRMYIHPDSPATGEQWMSKVVTFHKLKLTNNISDKHGFTILNSMHKYQPRFHIVRANDILKLPYSTFRTYVFPETEFIAVTAYQNDKITQLKIDNNPFAKGFRDTGNGRREKRKQLTLQSMRVYDERQKKENPTSDESSNEQTAFKCFAQSSCPAVPAVGTSSLKDLCPSEGDSDADSKDDPLLEGNESGKISTTTAATPAPASSAATAGDDPRDKGGSPSKSHFFPGDSAGSRGRERTEKAPPDSRHSPATISSSTRGGSLSGEELKSPLRDGPKVDENRLLGKEPFTPLTVQTDSTAHLSQGHLQNLGFPPALAGQQFFNPLGNGHPLLLHPGQFAMGGAFSGMAAGMGPLLATVSGASAGVSGLDNTVMATAAAQGLSGASAAALPFHLQQHVLASQGLAMSPFGSLFPYPYTYMAAAAAASSAASSSVHRHPFLSAVRPRLRYSPYPLPVPLADGSSLLTTALPGLAAGSGEGKASGLSASPGSVALDSASDLTSRSSTLSSGSVSLSPKLGADKEAATSELQNIQRLVSGLDPKQDRSRSGSP; encoded by the exons ATGCCAAGCACTCGATATAATAAACAGCAAATTTGTGGTATCCTGTTGCAGTTGGGAGCCGGAGCTGGGAGCGGAGGGGAGCGGGGTTTGCAGAGAAGCCTCGGCACACGGGGGGATCCCGGAGCACGGGGAGAGCCCCGCTGCCCTCGCTGGGGGCATTTTATTCCCGTCTGTAAAGT GAGAATGTTTCCTCCATTTAAAGTGAGATGCACTGGACTGGATAAAAAGGCCAAGTACATTTTATTGATGGATATCGTGGCGGCTGATGATTGTAGGTACAAATTCCATAATTCCCGGTGGATGGTAGCCGGCAAGGCTGACCCTGAAATGCCAAAGAGAATGTACATCCACCCGGACAGCCCGGCCACCGGCGAACAATGGATGTCCAAAGTCGTCACCTTTCACAAGCTGAAGCTCACTAACAACATCTCTGACAAGCACGGATTT ACCATTTTAAACTCCATGCACAAGTACCAGCCCCGCTTCCACATCGTCCGAGCCAACGATATCCTCAAGCTTCCTTACAGCACGTTCAGGACCTACGTTTTCCCGGAGACTGAATTCATCGCAGTGACCGCATACCAGAATGATAAG ATCACGCAATTAAAAATCGACAACAACCCTTTTGCCAAAGGTTTtcgggacaccgggaatggaaggagggaaaagag GAAGCAGCTGACCCTGCAGTCCATGCGGGTGTACGACGAGAGGCAGAAGAAGGAGAATCCCACCTCGGACGAGTCGTCCAATGAGCAGACGGCCTTCAAGTGCTTTgcccagtcctcctgtcctgccGTGCCTGCCGTGGGCACCTCCAGCCTCAAAG ATCTCTGTCCCAGCGAGGGAGACAGCGATGCAGACAGCAAAGACGATCCCTTGCTAGAAGGCAACGAGTCGGGCAAAATCAGCACGACCACCGCCGCCACCCCAGCGCCGGCCAGCTCCGCTGCCACCGCCGGGGACGACCCCCGGGACAAGGGCGGCAGCCCCTCCAAAAGCCACTTCTTCCCTGGGGACTCGGCAGGGAGTCGGGGCCGAGAGAGGACTGAGAAAGCCCCTCCGGACTCCCGGCACAGCCCAGCTACCATCTCTTCCAGCACCCGGGGGGGAAGCCTGAGCGGCGAGGAACTGAAAAGCCCCCTCAGGGATGGCCCCAAAGTAGATGAGAACCGACTGCTGGGGAAAGAGCCCTTCACCCCCCTGACGGTGCAAACCGACAGCACGGCCCACCTGAGCCAGGGACACTTGCAGAACCTCGGCTTTCCCCCTGCCCTGGCCGGCCAGCAGTTCTTCAACCCGCTGGGGAACGGGCAcccgctgctgctgcacccCGGGCAGTTCGCCATGGGGGGAGCCTTCTCCGGCATGGCCGCGGGCATGGGACCCCTCCTCGCCACCGTCTCCGGGGCGTCCGCCGGGGTCTCGGGACTGGACAACACGGTCATGGCCACGGCGGCGGCCCAGGGACTCTCGGGAGCATCGGCGGCTGCTTTGCCTTTCCATCTGCAGCAGCACGTCCTGGCTTCACAG GGCCTGGCCATGTCTCCCTTCGGCAGCCTCTTCCCCTACCCCTACACCTACATGGCCGCGGCGGCCGCCGCCTCCAGCGCCGCTTCCAGCTCCGTGCACCGGCACCCGTTCCTGAGCGCCGTGCGGCCGCGGCTCCGCTACAGCCCCTACCCGCTGCCCGTGCCCCTGGCGGACGGCAGCAGCCTCCTCACCACCGCCCTGCCCGGCCTGGCCGCCGGCTCCGGGGAGGGCAAGGCGAGCGGGCTGAGCGCCAGCCCCGGCTCCGTGGCCCTGGACTCCGCCTCGGACCTCACCAGCCGCTCCTCCACCCTCTCGTCCGGCTCCGTGTCGCTGTCCCCCAAGCTGGGCGCGGACAAGGAGGCGGCCACCAGCGAACTGCAGAACATCCAGCGCCTGGTCAGTGGGCTCGACCCCAAGCAGGACAGATCCCGCAGCGGCTCCCCGTAA
- the TBX3 gene encoding T-box transcription factor TBX3 isoform X3, whose amino-acid sequence MRTFPIQGPFSPATFKRMFPPFKVRCTGLDKKAKYILLMDIVAADDCRYKFHNSRWMVAGKADPEMPKRMYIHPDSPATGEQWMSKVVTFHKLKLTNNISDKHGFTILNSMHKYQPRFHIVRANDILKLPYSTFRTYVFPETEFIAVTAYQNDKITQLKIDNNPFAKGFRDTGNGRREKRKQLTLQSMRVYDERQKKENPTSDESSNEQTAFKCFAQSSCPAVPAVGTSSLKDLCPSEGDSDADSKDDPLLEGNESGKISTTTAATPAPASSAATAGDDPRDKGGSPSKSHFFPGDSAGSRGRERTEKAPPDSRHSPATISSSTRGGSLSGEELKSPLRDGPKVDENRLLGKEPFTPLTVQTDSTAHLSQGHLQNLGFPPALAGQQFFNPLGNGHPLLLHPGQFAMGGAFSGMAAGMGPLLATVSGASAGVSGLDNTVMATAAAQGLSGASAAALPFHLQQHVLASQGLAMSPFGSLFPYPYTYMAAAAAASSAASSSVHRHPFLSAVRPRLRYSPYPLPVPLADGSSLLTTALPGLAAGSGEGKASGLSASPGSVALDSASDLTSRSSTLSSGSVSLSPKLGADKEAATSELQNIQRLVSGLDPKQDRSRSGSP is encoded by the exons ATGCGTACCTTTCCCATCCAGGGACCATTTTCTCCTGCAACTTTTAA GAGAATGTTTCCTCCATTTAAAGTGAGATGCACTGGACTGGATAAAAAGGCCAAGTACATTTTATTGATGGATATCGTGGCGGCTGATGATTGTAGGTACAAATTCCATAATTCCCGGTGGATGGTAGCCGGCAAGGCTGACCCTGAAATGCCAAAGAGAATGTACATCCACCCGGACAGCCCGGCCACCGGCGAACAATGGATGTCCAAAGTCGTCACCTTTCACAAGCTGAAGCTCACTAACAACATCTCTGACAAGCACGGATTT ACCATTTTAAACTCCATGCACAAGTACCAGCCCCGCTTCCACATCGTCCGAGCCAACGATATCCTCAAGCTTCCTTACAGCACGTTCAGGACCTACGTTTTCCCGGAGACTGAATTCATCGCAGTGACCGCATACCAGAATGATAAG ATCACGCAATTAAAAATCGACAACAACCCTTTTGCCAAAGGTTTtcgggacaccgggaatggaaggagggaaaagag GAAGCAGCTGACCCTGCAGTCCATGCGGGTGTACGACGAGAGGCAGAAGAAGGAGAATCCCACCTCGGACGAGTCGTCCAATGAGCAGACGGCCTTCAAGTGCTTTgcccagtcctcctgtcctgccGTGCCTGCCGTGGGCACCTCCAGCCTCAAAG ATCTCTGTCCCAGCGAGGGAGACAGCGATGCAGACAGCAAAGACGATCCCTTGCTAGAAGGCAACGAGTCGGGCAAAATCAGCACGACCACCGCCGCCACCCCAGCGCCGGCCAGCTCCGCTGCCACCGCCGGGGACGACCCCCGGGACAAGGGCGGCAGCCCCTCCAAAAGCCACTTCTTCCCTGGGGACTCGGCAGGGAGTCGGGGCCGAGAGAGGACTGAGAAAGCCCCTCCGGACTCCCGGCACAGCCCAGCTACCATCTCTTCCAGCACCCGGGGGGGAAGCCTGAGCGGCGAGGAACTGAAAAGCCCCCTCAGGGATGGCCCCAAAGTAGATGAGAACCGACTGCTGGGGAAAGAGCCCTTCACCCCCCTGACGGTGCAAACCGACAGCACGGCCCACCTGAGCCAGGGACACTTGCAGAACCTCGGCTTTCCCCCTGCCCTGGCCGGCCAGCAGTTCTTCAACCCGCTGGGGAACGGGCAcccgctgctgctgcacccCGGGCAGTTCGCCATGGGGGGAGCCTTCTCCGGCATGGCCGCGGGCATGGGACCCCTCCTCGCCACCGTCTCCGGGGCGTCCGCCGGGGTCTCGGGACTGGACAACACGGTCATGGCCACGGCGGCGGCCCAGGGACTCTCGGGAGCATCGGCGGCTGCTTTGCCTTTCCATCTGCAGCAGCACGTCCTGGCTTCACAG GGCCTGGCCATGTCTCCCTTCGGCAGCCTCTTCCCCTACCCCTACACCTACATGGCCGCGGCGGCCGCCGCCTCCAGCGCCGCTTCCAGCTCCGTGCACCGGCACCCGTTCCTGAGCGCCGTGCGGCCGCGGCTCCGCTACAGCCCCTACCCGCTGCCCGTGCCCCTGGCGGACGGCAGCAGCCTCCTCACCACCGCCCTGCCCGGCCTGGCCGCCGGCTCCGGGGAGGGCAAGGCGAGCGGGCTGAGCGCCAGCCCCGGCTCCGTGGCCCTGGACTCCGCCTCGGACCTCACCAGCCGCTCCTCCACCCTCTCGTCCGGCTCCGTGTCGCTGTCCCCCAAGCTGGGCGCGGACAAGGAGGCGGCCACCAGCGAACTGCAGAACATCCAGCGCCTGGTCAGTGGGCTCGACCCCAAGCAGGACAGATCCCGCAGCGGCTCCCCGTAA
- the TBX3 gene encoding T-box transcription factor TBX3 isoform X4, whose translation MFPPFKVRCTGLDKKAKYILLMDIVAADDCRYKFHNSRWMVAGKADPEMPKRMYIHPDSPATGEQWMSKVVTFHKLKLTNNISDKHGFTILNSMHKYQPRFHIVRANDILKLPYSTFRTYVFPETEFIAVTAYQNDKITQLKIDNNPFAKGFRDTGNGRREKRKQLTLQSMRVYDERQKKENPTSDESSNEQTAFKCFAQSSCPAVPAVGTSSLKDLCPSEGDSDADSKDDPLLEGNESGKISTTTAATPAPASSAATAGDDPRDKGGSPSKSHFFPGDSAGSRGRERTEKAPPDSRHSPATISSSTRGGSLSGEELKSPLRDGPKVDENRLLGKEPFTPLTVQTDSTAHLSQGHLQNLGFPPALAGQQFFNPLGNGHPLLLHPGQFAMGGAFSGMAAGMGPLLATVSGASAGVSGLDNTVMATAAAQGLSGASAAALPFHLQQHVLASQGLAMSPFGSLFPYPYTYMAAAAAASSAASSSVHRHPFLSAVRPRLRYSPYPLPVPLADGSSLLTTALPGLAAGSGEGKASGLSASPGSVALDSASDLTSRSSTLSSGSVSLSPKLGADKEAATSELQNIQRLVSGLDPKQDRSRSGSP comes from the exons ATGTTTCCTCCATTTAAAGTGAGATGCACTGGACTGGATAAAAAGGCCAAGTACATTTTATTGATGGATATCGTGGCGGCTGATGATTGTAGGTACAAATTCCATAATTCCCGGTGGATGGTAGCCGGCAAGGCTGACCCTGAAATGCCAAAGAGAATGTACATCCACCCGGACAGCCCGGCCACCGGCGAACAATGGATGTCCAAAGTCGTCACCTTTCACAAGCTGAAGCTCACTAACAACATCTCTGACAAGCACGGATTT ACCATTTTAAACTCCATGCACAAGTACCAGCCCCGCTTCCACATCGTCCGAGCCAACGATATCCTCAAGCTTCCTTACAGCACGTTCAGGACCTACGTTTTCCCGGAGACTGAATTCATCGCAGTGACCGCATACCAGAATGATAAG ATCACGCAATTAAAAATCGACAACAACCCTTTTGCCAAAGGTTTtcgggacaccgggaatggaaggagggaaaagag GAAGCAGCTGACCCTGCAGTCCATGCGGGTGTACGACGAGAGGCAGAAGAAGGAGAATCCCACCTCGGACGAGTCGTCCAATGAGCAGACGGCCTTCAAGTGCTTTgcccagtcctcctgtcctgccGTGCCTGCCGTGGGCACCTCCAGCCTCAAAG ATCTCTGTCCCAGCGAGGGAGACAGCGATGCAGACAGCAAAGACGATCCCTTGCTAGAAGGCAACGAGTCGGGCAAAATCAGCACGACCACCGCCGCCACCCCAGCGCCGGCCAGCTCCGCTGCCACCGCCGGGGACGACCCCCGGGACAAGGGCGGCAGCCCCTCCAAAAGCCACTTCTTCCCTGGGGACTCGGCAGGGAGTCGGGGCCGAGAGAGGACTGAGAAAGCCCCTCCGGACTCCCGGCACAGCCCAGCTACCATCTCTTCCAGCACCCGGGGGGGAAGCCTGAGCGGCGAGGAACTGAAAAGCCCCCTCAGGGATGGCCCCAAAGTAGATGAGAACCGACTGCTGGGGAAAGAGCCCTTCACCCCCCTGACGGTGCAAACCGACAGCACGGCCCACCTGAGCCAGGGACACTTGCAGAACCTCGGCTTTCCCCCTGCCCTGGCCGGCCAGCAGTTCTTCAACCCGCTGGGGAACGGGCAcccgctgctgctgcacccCGGGCAGTTCGCCATGGGGGGAGCCTTCTCCGGCATGGCCGCGGGCATGGGACCCCTCCTCGCCACCGTCTCCGGGGCGTCCGCCGGGGTCTCGGGACTGGACAACACGGTCATGGCCACGGCGGCGGCCCAGGGACTCTCGGGAGCATCGGCGGCTGCTTTGCCTTTCCATCTGCAGCAGCACGTCCTGGCTTCACAG GGCCTGGCCATGTCTCCCTTCGGCAGCCTCTTCCCCTACCCCTACACCTACATGGCCGCGGCGGCCGCCGCCTCCAGCGCCGCTTCCAGCTCCGTGCACCGGCACCCGTTCCTGAGCGCCGTGCGGCCGCGGCTCCGCTACAGCCCCTACCCGCTGCCCGTGCCCCTGGCGGACGGCAGCAGCCTCCTCACCACCGCCCTGCCCGGCCTGGCCGCCGGCTCCGGGGAGGGCAAGGCGAGCGGGCTGAGCGCCAGCCCCGGCTCCGTGGCCCTGGACTCCGCCTCGGACCTCACCAGCCGCTCCTCCACCCTCTCGTCCGGCTCCGTGTCGCTGTCCCCCAAGCTGGGCGCGGACAAGGAGGCGGCCACCAGCGAACTGCAGAACATCCAGCGCCTGGTCAGTGGGCTCGACCCCAAGCAGGACAGATCCCGCAGCGGCTCCCCGTAA